The Acidimicrobiales bacterium nucleotide sequence CTGCTCACCGAGGACGCCATCGAGGTCGACGAACTCGAGCCGTCGATGAGCACCGCGCTCGCCCGGCTGCGCAAGATCCGCACCTTCTACTTCTTCGCCACCGGCGTCGGAGTGCTCGGCTTCGCCCTGATCGCGGTGCCGGGTCAGTTCAACCTGCTGCTCGACGACAAGTACGGGCTCGATGCGCTCGACCGTGGCATCGTCGAAGCCCTGCTCTGGGTCCCCTCGCTCGCCGCGATCCCGCTGGCGGGGCGCGCCTTCGACAGGAAGTTCCGTGAAGATCCGGAAACCATGGTGCGTTTCACCGGCAGTCTGATCGCGGCTGCCGGCGCCATCTACCTGGTCGCGCTGCCGATGAAGCCGCTGTGGCTGCTGGTCCTGCTCGTCGGCCTGGCCCAGGCCTGCATCTCGGCGGCGTTCGTCGCCGCTCCGACCATCATCGCCGCGGTGGCCCCTTACCGGATTCGCGCCCAGGCCTTCGCCCTGCTCCCGGTGTTCATCTTCCTCATGGGAGGGTTCATCGGCGGCGTCGTGGCCGGTCAGATCTCCGATGCGTACAACAACCGCACGGCGATGCTCATCCTCGCTCCCTGGACCGCGATGCTCGGTGGCTGGCTCATCCGACGCGGCGCCTTCCACATTCGCCGGGACATCTCGCTCGCCGTGGAAGAGCTCCTCGAGGAGCAGGAGGAGGCCCGCAAGATCGCAGGCGGCGAGGAAGTCCCTGCGTTGCAGGTGCGCAACCTGGACTTCAGCTACGGCCCCGTGCAGGTGTTGTTCGACGTCGAGATCGAGGTCGCCAAGGGCGAGGTCGTGGCGCTGTTGGGCACCAATGGTGCGGGCAAGTCGACCCTCCTTCGTGCCATCTCCGGTCTGGGCATCCCCGACCGCGGCGTGGTGCGGCTCAACGGGCGCACGATCACCTACGCCGAGGCCGAGACCCGGTTCCGGGTCGGCATCGTGCAGTTGCGTGGTGGGTCCGGCATCTTCCCGAGCCTGTCGATCGGCGACAACCTCCGAGCCGCGTTGCTCGGCAGCACGATCGATCCGGCCGAGGTCGAGCCCCGTATCAAGAGGACCCTCGAGACCTTCCCGGCCCTCCAGGGCCGGTTGAGCGAGCCCGCCGGCGACCTGTCGGGTGGACAGCAGCAGATGCTGGCGCTGGCGATGGCGTTGCTGCACGATCCCGAGGTGCTGCTCATCGACGAGTTGAGTCTCGGTCTCGCGCCGGTCGTCGTGCAGGAGTTGTTGACGGTGATCGAGAACCTGAAGGCCCGAGGACAGACCATGGTCATCGTCGAGCAGTCGCTCAACGTCGCCCTCGCGTTCGCCGACCGGGCGATCTTCATGGAGAAGGGCATCGTGAGATTCGAAGGTCCGGCCAGAGAGTTGGCCGAGCGAGACGATCTCGCCCGGGCCGTGTTCCTCGGAGGTGAGGGCGGATGATCGAGTTCCTCGGCTTCCAATTCGGCCAACAGGACCTGGTGATCGGGCTGATCACCGGCCTGAGCTACGCCGCGCTCGCCGCGGGGTTCGTGCTGGTCTATCGATCGACGGGCGTACTCAACTTCGCGCACGGCGAGATCGGTTTCTTCGGCCTTGCCCTGTTCGTGATGATGGTCGTGAACTACGGCGTCAGCTGGTGGCTCGCCTTCTTCGTCGCTGTCATCGGCACCTCGGTCATCGGGATGTTGGTCGAACTGATCGTCGTGCGAAGACTCTTCACCTCGCCGCGGCTGGTCTTGCTGATCGCCACGATCGGCGTCGGCCAGATCCTGACGCTGGCGCGAGTGGCCTGGATCCCCGACATCACTGCCGGTGGTCCGATCCCGACGGCGTTCACCGCCAGCTGGAACCCGACCGATGACATCTCGCTGGCGGCCCGAGAGCTGGTCGTACTGCTCGTGGTCCCACTCCTGATCCTGTTGTTGGCGCTGTTCATGACGCGCACCAAGTTCGGCCTCGCAGTGAGGGCATCGGCCGACAACGCCGACACCGCTCGCGTCTACGGAACCTCGCCGCGGCGGGTCTCCACGATCGTCTGGACGATCGCCGCCGGCTTCGCCGCGGTCACGGCCATCCTCACGGCCCCGTTCACGATCTTCAGTGCGGCGGCCGTCGACGACACGGGCAACCTGCTCGTCGAACAGCTGTTGTTGCGGGTGCTGGTCGTCTCGCTACTGGCCCGGATGCGTTCGCTCCCCGGGGTGGTCGCCGCCGGCCTCGCCGTCGGCGTGGTGGAGAAGTTCGTCCGTGAGAACGTCGAGAACGGCGACATCGTCAACGCCTGGATGTTCGTCGCCGTCCTGGCCGCCGTGCTGTGGGTGGTTCGTGGTGAACGCCAGGACGGCTGGTCGCTCTCGCCCGCCAACCGACCGATTCCCGAACGCCTGCGCGGGGTGTGGTGGGTTCGCAACATCAACGGCCTCGGCCTCGCCGTGCTGTTCGCCGGTCTCGCCCTCGTGCCGGTGTTCGTCACGTCGTCGGGGGGCATCTCGATCTGGACCCAGATCGTGCTGTTCGCGATGGTGGCGCTCTCGTTGTCGATCCTCACCGGCTGGGCCGGCCAGCTGTCGCTCGGTCAGTTCGCGTTCGTGGGTGTCGGGGCGTTGTCCACCGTTGCCTTCACCAAGGGTCACGACATCCCCATCCCCTTCGACCTGTTCGACGCGAGTCTGACGGCGCCGTGGGGAGTGGCGCTGGTGCTCTCGGTTGCCATGGGGGTGATCGGTGCGTTGCTGATCGGCTTGCCCGCGTTGCGCGTCCGCGGCCTGTTCCTCGCGGTGACGACCCTGGCGTTCGCCGTCGCCGCGAGCTCCTGGCTGTTCGACCAGTCCTTCTTCAGTGGCGGCACCAGCTTCCCGCGGCCGCCCCGGCCCCCGTCGTTCCTCGGTCTCGACTTCGGCGCATCCCGCCGCAGCCTCTACCTGCTGTGCCTCGTCGCCCTGATCGTTGTCTCGTGGATCGCGAGCCGGGTGCGCGCGTCGGGCATCGGCCGCACGCTGATCGCCGTGCGCGACAACGAGGAGATGGCCGCCGCATCGACGGTGTCGCCGGCCCGGGCCAAGCTGTCGGCGTTCGCGATCTCCGGCGGTATCAGCGCGCTGGCCGGCTCGCTGTTCGTGATCTCCGCCGGTTCGTTGTCGCCGGGTACCGACTTCGCTCCCGCCCAGTCGCTCAAGGTCATCGTGATGGCGATCATCGGCGGACTCGGCTCCGTCGCCGGGCCGATCCTCGGCGCGTTGTGGATCCTCGGCATCGGTGAGATCACCCCCGAACGTCTCCGCAACCTCCAGCAGTTGCTCACCTCCAACATCGGCCTGCTGGTCCTGCTGATGTACTTCCCCGGCGGTCTGCTCCAGCTCGTCCACGCCGGCCGTGACGGCCTGCTGCGGGTCGCCGATCGGCGCTATACGGCGGCGGAGGATGCCGTCGGCGAGCCCGCGGTGCGAAAGACGGTGCCGGTGCCGACGACGGGGAAGGACAAGCCCGCGATCGACGGTCCTGCACTCTCCGTGCACAACATCACCGTTCGTTTCGGCGGAAACGTCGCCGTCGACAACGTCACATTCGACGTCGCCCCGGGAGAACTCGTCGGCCTCATCGGCACCAACGGCGCAGGCAAGTCGACGCTCATGAACGCGATCAGCGGATTCGTTCCGTCGGAGGGCGTCGTCGAGGTGCTCGGCGTCGACGTGTCGTCCAAGAGCGCCGCGGCCCGACATCGGCTCGGGCTCGGTCGCGGGTTCCAGGCGGCTCGCATCTATCCCGAGCTCACCGTCCGCGAAGCGTTGATGGTGGCGCTCGAGGCTCGTCAGCAGTCGCTGCTCGTGCCGTCGATGCTGGGCATGCCGCCGTCACCGGGCCACGAACGCACCAAGCGAACCGAAGCCGACGAGATCATCGATTATCTCGGGCTCGGCCGCTACGCCGACCAGGTGATCGGTGCGCTGTCGACCGGTACTCGTCGCATCGTCGAGTTGGGGTCGTTGCTGGCGGTCGACGCGCGGGTGCTGTTGCTCGACGAGCCGACCGGTGGTGTCGCTCAGCGGGAGACCGAGGCGTTCGGGCCGCTGATCAAGAAGATCCAGCAGGAGCTCGAAGCGTCGGTGGTCGTGATCGAGCACGACATGCCGCTGGTGATGTCGATCAGTGATCGTGTCTACTGCCTCGAGTCGGGAAGCGTGATCGCCGAGGGTGTGCCCGAGGATGTCCGCAACGACCCGCTGGTGATCGCCAGCTACCTCGGTACCGACGAGCGGGCGATCCAGCGGTCGGGCACGACCGACTGATCCCGACAGGCGATCGGCCGCGACAGTTCGCCGCGCAAACCTTCAGATCCCCGCCGTCGCGACCGACAGGACACCCACGATTCGTGTGGGCCTCTCGGCCGGGGAGCAACAGCAGTGTCAACTGGAGTCCAGAACGATCAGGGCCTTCGCTCGCCCAAGTCGCCCGAGGATCTCGGTGTGCCATACGCGCTCGTCGCCGATCTCGTCCTTCGCCGTTGCCTGCTCGAGGGGAAGACCAACGTCACCGGACTGTCGAATGCGCTCGCGCTCAACGCCGGTCTGGTCGACAAGATCGTCCAGGAACTCCGAGAGAAGAAGGAGATCGAGGTTCTCGGGATGGTGGGGCGTGACTACACGCTCGCGCTGACCAACCACGGCCAGAACCACGCCACCGATCGACTGACCCAGTCCCGCTACGCCGGCGCCTGCCCTGTCTCACTGGAGCAGTATCGAGCGGTCGTGGCCGCCCAGCGCCTTTCGGTCTACGTGAACCGTGAGATGCTGAAGACGGCGTTCTCCGATCTCGTGATCTCCGACGAACTGCTCGACGATCTCGGCCCTGCACTCAACGCCAACGGCGCGATGTTCCTCTACGGCCCCCCGGGCACCGGCAAGACCTCCATCGCCGAGCGCATCGTGCGGATCAGCCCGGACCATGTGCTGGTGCCGAAGGCGATCGAGGTCGATGGCCAGATCATCAGCGTCTACGACTCGACGGTGCACATCCCCGCCGACTCCCAGCCCGAGGACCTCGATCCGCGCTGGATCCTCTGTCATCGGCCGCGGGTGGTGGTCGGTGGTGAACTCGTCGGTTCGATGCTCGACCTGACGTTCGACAAGACCAGCGGCGTGTATCTCGCTCCTCTGCAGATGAAGGCCAACAACGGTGTGATGATCATCGACGACTTCGGTCGCCAGGTGCTCACTCCGGACCAGCTGCTCAACCGTTGGATCGTGCCGCTCGATCGGCGAGTCGACTATCTGTCGCTCGCCTACGGCGTCAGCTTCGAGGTGCCCTTCGACGTGAAAGTCGTGCTCTCGACCAACCTCGACCCCTCCGATCTCGGCGACGAGGCGTTCTTTCGTCGGATCCAGACGAAGATCTACATCGGCGCCATCACCGAGGATTCCTTCGACTGGATCCTGGCGCGGGTCGCCCATGCGATGGGCGTCGCCTGCGACGGCGAGTCGGCCAACTATCTCCGGACGCTGTGCATTGCCGAGGGCGGCGATCTCCGCCCCTACCTCCCGGCCGACGTGTGCAAGCTCGTCAAGGCACTGGCGCTCTACGAGGGCGTCGCGCCGGCCCTCGATCACCATTCGATCGACCGGGTGCTCAGCCTGTACTACACGCGCGGTCTCGGGGCGCCCGGTGGCTACGGCAAGGGCAGTGACGCATCGGTGGAAGAACTCGCCGAGTCGATGTTGCCGATGGACGCGCCGTCGGCGCAGGTCAGCACCTTCTGACATCTCGTCGGCCTGCGGGTCGGCCCGCCGCTACCGTGCGGCGATGGACTTCAGCTTCTGGCCCACGACCGCGCAACCGTGGCCATCCCTCCTGCGCGGGTGCCGATGGGCGGAGGCCCACGGTTGGCACGGGGTCTGGGTGCCGGACCATTTCATGGCCAACACGCCGCCGGGTGTGGAGGCCGACGAGGAACTGGCGCCATGGCTCGAGGCCTGGACGTCGTTGGCTGCTCTTGCCGCGCTCGTGCCCCGGGTTCGGATCGGCACGATGGTCGCCGGCAATCTCTACCGTCACCCTGCCGTGGTGGCGAACATGGCCGGCACGATCGACGAGATCTCGGGCGGTCGCGTGGTCCTCGGCCTCGGTGCCGGCTGGCAGGAGAACGAACACGCTCGCTACGGGATCGATCTGTCGACTCCGGCCGGACGTTCGGATCGCCTGGAAGAGGCCTGCGAGATGATCCGGGGTCTGCTCGACGCTCCCCGGACGGACTTCGCCGGGGCGCACTACGCCCTGGAGGGCGCGCCCTGTGAGCCCAGCGGTCACGGTCGCCGGATCCCGCTGCTGGTCGGCGGCAAGGGTGAGAAGCGCACGCTGCGCACGGTCGCTCGCCACGCCGACGAGTGGAACGTGTGGGCGACGCCCGATGAGGTCGTCCCGATGCGTGAGGTCATCGCCAAATGGTGCGACGAGGTCGACCGGGACCCGGCCGAGATCCGGGTCACCATCTCCGCCATGACGCGGTTCTGTGACACGGCTCGAGAACGTGAGCAGGTGATGGGTCGACTCGGCAACCATGGCGGACTCGTGGGCGCGAGCACACAGGAGATCGTCGACGCGGCCGGTGCCTACGTGGAGGCCGGTGTGGACGAGATGGTGGTCGCCGATTTCAACCTGCCGCTCGATCGTCGTGAGGAGATCCTCGGACGGCTCCAGACCGAGGTGCTCGACCGGTTTCGCTGAGCTGTCCGGTCGCGGTGTCGGATCAGGCGTCGGCGACGCGGTGGCGGGCGTCTTCGGCGTTGACCACCGGAGCCTCGGTCGACCACGGGAAGTTGATCCACTGGTCGGTGCGCTTCCACACGTAGTCGCACTTCACGAGCGAGTGGGACTTCTCGTAGAGCACGGCGGTGCGCACTTCCGCCACGCGGTCGACACAGAAGTCGTAGACCATCTTCAGCGTGTGGCCCGTGTCGGCGACGTCGTCGGCGATGAGGATGCGGGCGTCGTCCATGTCGACGAAGTCGACATAGGGCGGCAGCATCACCGGCACGGGGAGGCGTTCGTCGACGCCGGTGTAGTACTCGCAGTTCATCACGTAGATGTTCTTGACCGACAGGGCGTAGCCCATCGAGCCGGCGACGAAGAGACCGCCGCGGGCGATGGCGAGGATCATCTCGGGTCGGTAGCCGTCGTCGGCGACGGTCTGGGACAGCTCCCGCACGGCGGTGCCGTAGGCGGAGTAGTCGAGGATCTCGCGCTCTTCACTCATCGTCGGAATCTAGCTGGCAGGATGGTCGGATGATTCACGCGGTCATCGACAAGTGGCATGCCCACCTGAGAGGCGATCTCCCCGGCGGGCTCGACGAACTCCTCCACGACGACTGCGTCTTCTGGTCGCCGATCGTGTTCTCGGGCCAGCGGGGCAAGGACCTCACGAAGCTCTATCTGAACGCCGCCGGAAATGTTCTCCCCGGGGAGAGCGCAGGGTCGTCCGGGGCCGGGAAGTTCCGCTACGTCAAGGAGGTGCTCGACGGCAACCACGCAGTGCTGGAGTTCGAGACCACCACCGACGGCATCGCGGTGAACGGCGTCGACATCATCACGTGCGACGACGACGGCAGGATCATCGAGTTCAAGGTGATGATCCGACCGCTCAAGGCCATCAACAAGGTCCACGAGCAGATGGCCGCCATGCTCGAGAAGCTCTCCTGATCATCCGTCCGTTCTGTGAGCTTGAACGGGCATCAGCGTGCCGCTCAAGCTCACAGAAGCGGGGAGGGTCAGTCGCGGCCGTCGAGGAGGCCCGCGACGAGGGCGGCCACCTCGCTGCGTTCGCTACGGGTGAGGGTGACGTGGCCGAAGAGCGGGTGGCCACGGAGATGGTCGACGACCGCGCCGATGCCGTCGTAGCGACCGACCCGGAGGTTGTCGCGCTGGGCGACGTCGTGGGTGAGCACGACCTTGGTGTTCTCGCCGACCCGGGTGAGGGCGGTGAGGAGCACGTTGCGTTCGAGGTTCTGGGCCTCGTCGACGATCACGAAGGTGTCGGTGATCGAACGGCCGCGGATATGGGTGAGGGGGAGCACGTCGAGCAGTTCGCGGCGGATCACCTCGTCGACGACCTCGGGCCCGGCGATCGCCTCGAGCGCGTCGTGGACCGCGGCGGCCCATGGCGACATCTTCTCCGACTCGTTGCCCGGCAGGTAGCCGAGGTCCTGACCACCGACGGCGTAGAGCGGGCGGAAGATGATGATCTTCGAGTGCGAGCGCTGCTCGAGCACGGCGTCGAGGGCGGCGGCCAGGGCGAGCACACTCTTTCCTGTGCCGGCGCGACCGCCGAGTGACACGATGCCGACGCGGTCGTCGGTGAGCAGATCGAGCGCGACGTGCTGTTCGGCGGAACGGGCCCGGACGTCGAAGACGGGGTGATCGACGATGCGATGGATGCGCTTGTCGGCGTGGACCCGGCCGAGCCCGGACTGTGAACCGGCCACGAGGGCGACGCCGGTGTTGACCGGCAGGTCGCGTGCCTCGTCGAGGTCGCATACACCCTCGGCATAGAGATCGTCGATGATCGCGCCGTCGACGACCATGTCGGTGAAGCCCGTCCAGCCGTCGTCGGCCACGTCGTGGTCGCGGAACTCCTCGGCCTCGAGTCCGACCACGCCGGCCTTGAGTCGCAAGGGCAGGTCCTTCGACACCAGCACGACGTCGGCGCCCTCGGCGGCGAGGTTCGCGGCCACGCTGAGGATGCGGTTGTCGTTGGTGTCGGCCCGGAACCCGTCGGGCAACGACTCGCGCGACGTGTGGTTCAACTCGACCCGGACG carries:
- a CDS encoding AAA family ATPase, encoding MPYALVADLVLRRCLLEGKTNVTGLSNALALNAGLVDKIVQELREKKEIEVLGMVGRDYTLALTNHGQNHATDRLTQSRYAGACPVSLEQYRAVVAAQRLSVYVNREMLKTAFSDLVISDELLDDLGPALNANGAMFLYGPPGTGKTSIAERIVRISPDHVLVPKAIEVDGQIISVYDSTVHIPADSQPEDLDPRWILCHRPRVVVGGELVGSMLDLTFDKTSGVYLAPLQMKANNGVMIIDDFGRQVLTPDQLLNRWIVPLDRRVDYLSLAYGVSFEVPFDVKVVLSTNLDPSDLGDEAFFRRIQTKIYIGAITEDSFDWILARVAHAMGVACDGESANYLRTLCIAEGGDLRPYLPADVCKLVKALALYEGVAPALDHHSIDRVLSLYYTRGLGAPGGYGKGSDASVEELAESMLPMDAPSAQVSTF
- a CDS encoding LLM class flavin-dependent oxidoreductase, with the protein product MDFSFWPTTAQPWPSLLRGCRWAEAHGWHGVWVPDHFMANTPPGVEADEELAPWLEAWTSLAALAALVPRVRIGTMVAGNLYRHPAVVANMAGTIDEISGGRVVLGLGAGWQENEHARYGIDLSTPAGRSDRLEEACEMIRGLLDAPRTDFAGAHYALEGAPCEPSGHGRRIPLLVGGKGEKRTLRTVARHADEWNVWATPDEVVPMREVIAKWCDEVDRDPAEIRVTISAMTRFCDTAREREQVMGRLGNHGGLVGASTQEIVDAAGAYVEAGVDEMVVADFNLPLDRREEILGRLQTEVLDRFR
- a CDS encoding nuclear transport factor 2 family protein; this translates as MIHAVIDKWHAHLRGDLPGGLDELLHDDCVFWSPIVFSGQRGKDLTKLYLNAAGNVLPGESAGSSGAGKFRYVKEVLDGNHAVLEFETTTDGIAVNGVDIITCDDDGRIIEFKVMIRPLKAINKVHEQMAAMLEKLS
- a CDS encoding ATP-binding protein is translated as MTDENHEGVESGPAAALAAAVLDEEAKRQEAQAARDLAVILPDDVLPGVGVEPMTLREAMKAGGKTTVVLLFLLNFIDDLPRAIRVIGPDIQDTLRISDTVLAGVLGFGGVALVLGAVPMASLADRVTRVRIIPFASLFWAATLALSGFIVNAFQLFWTNAATGFGQAYRIPVSNSLLTDAYPIPARSRVFAFEGLGRPLGQLLGPLTIGLIATTAGGDEGWRWAFYLLAIPPVIVGLASFIMKEPVRGKNEQDALLTEDAIEVDELEPSMSTALARLRKIRTFYFFATGVGVLGFALIAVPGQFNLLLDDKYGLDALDRGIVEALLWVPSLAAIPLAGRAFDRKFREDPETMVRFTGSLIAAAGAIYLVALPMKPLWLLVLLVGLAQACISAAFVAAPTIIAAVAPYRIRAQAFALLPVFIFLMGGFIGGVVAGQISDAYNNRTAMLILAPWTAMLGGWLIRRGAFHIRRDISLAVEELLEEQEEARKIAGGEEVPALQVRNLDFSYGPVQVLFDVEIEVAKGEVVALLGTNGAGKSTLLRAISGLGIPDRGVVRLNGRTITYAEAETRFRVGIVQLRGGSGIFPSLSIGDNLRAALLGSTIDPAEVEPRIKRTLETFPALQGRLSEPAGDLSGGQQQMLALAMALLHDPEVLLIDELSLGLAPVVVQELLTVIENLKARGQTMVIVEQSLNVALAFADRAIFMEKGIVRFEGPARELAERDDLARAVFLGGEGG
- a CDS encoding PhoH family protein, whose translation is MTGTSRTYVLDTSVLLSDPSALRRFEEHAVVVPLATLTELEAKRHHLELGWAARSALRALEELREEHGSLLDALPVNDSGGTVRVELNHTSRESLPDGFRADTNDNRILSVAANLAAEGADVVLVSKDLPLRLKAGVVGLEAEEFRDHDVADDGWTGFTDMVVDGAIIDDLYAEGVCDLDEARDLPVNTGVALVAGSQSGLGRVHADKRIHRIVDHPVFDVRARSAEQHVALDLLTDDRVGIVSLGGRAGTGKSVLALAAALDAVLEQRSHSKIIIFRPLYAVGGQDLGYLPGNESEKMSPWAAAVHDALEAIAGPEVVDEVIRRELLDVLPLTHIRGRSITDTFVIVDEAQNLERNVLLTALTRVGENTKVVLTHDVAQRDNLRVGRYDGIGAVVDHLRGHPLFGHVTLTRSERSEVAALVAGLLDGRD
- a CDS encoding ATP-binding cassette domain-containing protein, which translates into the protein MIEFLGFQFGQQDLVIGLITGLSYAALAAGFVLVYRSTGVLNFAHGEIGFFGLALFVMMVVNYGVSWWLAFFVAVIGTSVIGMLVELIVVRRLFTSPRLVLLIATIGVGQILTLARVAWIPDITAGGPIPTAFTASWNPTDDISLAARELVVLLVVPLLILLLALFMTRTKFGLAVRASADNADTARVYGTSPRRVSTIVWTIAAGFAAVTAILTAPFTIFSAAAVDDTGNLLVEQLLLRVLVVSLLARMRSLPGVVAAGLAVGVVEKFVRENVENGDIVNAWMFVAVLAAVLWVVRGERQDGWSLSPANRPIPERLRGVWWVRNINGLGLAVLFAGLALVPVFVTSSGGISIWTQIVLFAMVALSLSILTGWAGQLSLGQFAFVGVGALSTVAFTKGHDIPIPFDLFDASLTAPWGVALVLSVAMGVIGALLIGLPALRVRGLFLAVTTLAFAVAASSWLFDQSFFSGGTSFPRPPRPPSFLGLDFGASRRSLYLLCLVALIVVSWIASRVRASGIGRTLIAVRDNEEMAAASTVSPARAKLSAFAISGGISALAGSLFVISAGSLSPGTDFAPAQSLKVIVMAIIGGLGSVAGPILGALWILGIGEITPERLRNLQQLLTSNIGLLVLLMYFPGGLLQLVHAGRDGLLRVADRRYTAAEDAVGEPAVRKTVPVPTTGKDKPAIDGPALSVHNITVRFGGNVAVDNVTFDVAPGELVGLIGTNGAGKSTLMNAISGFVPSEGVVEVLGVDVSSKSAAARHRLGLGRGFQAARIYPELTVREALMVALEARQQSLLVPSMLGMPPSPGHERTKRTEADEIIDYLGLGRYADQVIGALSTGTRRIVELGSLLAVDARVLLLDEPTGGVAQRETEAFGPLIKKIQQELEASVVVIEHDMPLVMSISDRVYCLESGSVIAEGVPEDVRNDPLVIASYLGTDERAIQRSGTTD
- a CDS encoding phosphoribosyltransferase family protein is translated as MSEEREILDYSAYGTAVRELSQTVADDGYRPEMILAIARGGLFVAGSMGYALSVKNIYVMNCEYYTGVDERLPVPVMLPPYVDFVDMDDARILIADDVADTGHTLKMVYDFCVDRVAEVRTAVLYEKSHSLVKCDYVWKRTDQWINFPWSTEAPVVNAEDARHRVADA